One genomic segment of Humidesulfovibrio mexicanus includes these proteins:
- a CDS encoding chromate transporter, translating into MSSSISLRDFVRCWLRLGCVGFVGGAAQAGRLRRELVDRLGWMDDAAFLRLRGACALLPGPQGFLLAVCLGRELRGPAGGALAGALWALPGVLVLLALTWGATAAAWQGQMDAALTGLSAMGVALALSALWRMGRSRLAHPVFWAFAAASFLMSWGLRLKFTGIVIAAALMGLWLGGLRPELFGLDPVEGAQAEGGSRRNPIAADAGVWRRGLRLAALFAGVWIGLAGAAHLLLGTDSILPRLFSLAMRTGAFAFGGAWGVLASLADVVQRQGWISSAQLAPGLGLAAIAPGPLALVAEHVGFVAGWAHPGALPQAAAGVLGSVLAVLGLLLPGLFLALGVAPHAAAFAANPRVRAASVGIGAALVGVLLKLCLLVGGAVFLPGGFEGGVDWVAVVLAAGALLALLRLPPVAVGALCAALAVAWSLAAG; encoded by the coding sequence ATGAGCAGTTCGATCTCCTTGCGTGATTTCGTCCGGTGTTGGCTGCGGCTGGGCTGCGTCGGTTTTGTCGGTGGCGCGGCCCAGGCTGGACGGCTGCGCCGGGAGCTTGTGGACAGGCTGGGCTGGATGGACGATGCGGCCTTCTTGCGCCTGCGCGGGGCCTGCGCGTTGTTGCCCGGTCCGCAGGGCTTCCTGCTTGCTGTGTGCCTTGGCAGGGAACTGCGCGGTCCTGCCGGAGGTGCGCTGGCTGGGGCGCTTTGGGCGCTTCCGGGGGTGCTGGTGCTGCTGGCCCTGACCTGGGGCGCAACGGCTGCGGCGTGGCAGGGGCAGATGGACGCGGCGTTGACCGGCCTGTCCGCAATGGGCGTGGCGCTCGCCTTGTCGGCTCTGTGGCGCATGGGGCGCTCGCGCCTTGCGCATCCGGTGTTCTGGGCCTTTGCCGCAGCCAGTTTTCTCATGAGCTGGGGGCTGCGGCTCAAGTTCACGGGGATCGTCATCGCCGCCGCGCTCATGGGCTTGTGGCTGGGCGGGCTGCGGCCGGAACTCTTCGGGCTCGATCCGGTGGAAGGGGCGCAAGCCGAAGGCGGAAGCCGACGCAATCCCATCGCCGCCGATGCCGGTGTCTGGCGGCGGGGCTTGCGCCTGGCCGCCCTGTTCGCGGGGGTCTGGATCGGGCTCGCCGGGGCGGCGCACCTGCTGCTCGGGACGGATTCCATTCTGCCCAGGCTGTTTTCCCTGGCCATGCGCACCGGTGCCTTCGCGTTCGGCGGTGCCTGGGGCGTGCTGGCCTCCCTGGCCGATGTGGTCCAGCGGCAGGGATGGATTTCGTCCGCACAGCTCGCGCCGGGTCTGGGCCTGGCGGCCATTGCTCCGGGGCCGCTGGCCCTGGTGGCCGAGCACGTGGGCTTCGTTGCCGGGTGGGCGCATCCTGGCGCATTGCCGCAGGCAGCGGCGGGGGTTCTGGGATCGGTGCTGGCCGTGTTGGGCTTGCTGCTTCCCGGATTGTTCCTGGCCCTTGGCGTAGCGCCCCATGCCGCCGCCTTTGCCGCGAATCCGCGTGTCCGGGCCGCCTCGGTCGGCATCGGCGCGGCCCTTGTCGGGGTGCTGCTCAAGTTGTGTCTGCTTGTCGGGGGTGCGGTTTTTCTCCCTGGTGGATTTGAAGGCGGCGTGGACTGGGTCGCGGTGGTTCTGGCCGCAGGCGCCCTGCTGGCGCTGCTGCGTCTGCCGCCTGTCGCGGTGGGGGCGCTCTGCGCGGCGTTGGCAGTGGCTTGGTCGCTTGCGGCGGGGTAG
- a CDS encoding efflux RND transporter periplasmic adaptor subunit codes for MNFRNMFQGKRRVAILACVLLLGLGVGWQQLRGSKSETAYKTTKAERGDISSTVTSSGTINPVVTVTVGTPVSGIIKELFADYNSPVKKGQVIAQIDPASYRAQVDQSRGSYLNAKANLDKAKVTLADAERTLRRYQNLVKDGSVSVSDYDSYATAAASAQAAVTAAQGSVDQAKGAFDQAKTNLDYTTITSPVDGIVISRAVEVGQTVTASMSTPTLFTIAQDLTKMQISATVDESDIGKIREGGEASFTVDAYPETRFTGVVTQVRNAATTVSNVVTYAVMVGVDNPELKLKPGMTANVTFTAESRQGVLKVATAALRFRPKGPNGKSLPTAKLPAGHKNVYVLRNGAPQAVAVTLGVGNDKDTEILSGALKEGDEVVLEALSASEAKTASNPLGGARGPGMGPPPR; via the coding sequence TTGAATTTCAGAAACATGTTCCAAGGAAAGCGCAGGGTCGCCATTCTCGCCTGCGTCCTGCTGCTCGGTCTCGGCGTAGGCTGGCAGCAACTGCGCGGGTCCAAATCCGAAACCGCCTACAAGACGACAAAGGCGGAACGCGGGGACATCTCGTCCACGGTCACCTCTTCGGGCACCATCAACCCCGTGGTTACGGTCACTGTGGGCACGCCGGTGTCCGGCATCATCAAGGAACTCTTCGCCGACTACAACTCCCCGGTGAAAAAGGGGCAGGTCATCGCCCAAATCGATCCGGCCAGCTACCGCGCCCAGGTGGACCAGAGCCGGGGCAGCTACCTGAACGCCAAGGCCAATCTGGACAAGGCCAAGGTCACCCTGGCCGATGCCGAACGCACCTTGCGGCGCTATCAAAATCTGGTGAAGGACGGCTCGGTCTCGGTGAGCGACTACGATTCCTACGCCACGGCCGCCGCCTCGGCTCAGGCGGCTGTGACCGCCGCGCAAGGCAGCGTGGACCAGGCCAAGGGCGCCTTTGACCAGGCCAAGACCAACCTCGACTACACCACCATCACCTCGCCGGTGGACGGCATCGTCATCTCCCGCGCGGTGGAGGTGGGGCAGACCGTCACCGCGAGCATGTCCACCCCGACGTTGTTCACCATCGCCCAGGACCTGACCAAGATGCAGATCAGCGCCACGGTGGACGAGTCGGACATCGGAAAAATCCGCGAGGGCGGCGAAGCGAGCTTCACCGTGGACGCATACCCAGAGACCCGCTTCACCGGAGTCGTGACCCAGGTGCGCAACGCAGCCACCACGGTCTCCAACGTGGTCACCTATGCGGTGATGGTCGGCGTGGACAACCCGGAGTTGAAGCTGAAGCCCGGCATGACCGCAAACGTCACCTTCACGGCGGAATCGCGCCAGGGGGTGCTCAAGGTCGCCACCGCGGCCTTGCGCTTCCGTCCCAAGGGGCCCAATGGCAAGAGCCTGCCCACGGCCAAGCTTCCGGCAGGGCACAAAAACGTCTACGTGCTCCGCAACGGAGCGCCCCAGGCCGTGGCCGTCACCCTCGGCGTGGGCAACGACAAGGACACCGAAATCCTGAGCGGCGCGCTCAAGGAAGGAGACGAAGTGGTGTTGGAGGCCCTGAGCGCCAGCGAGGCCAAAACGGCGAGCAATCCCCTGGGCGGGGCTCGCGGGCCGGGCATGGGCCCCCCGCCGCGCTAA
- a CDS encoding YciI family protein — MFLVHVNYVKPIEVIDELLPAHRKFLEANYQAGIFLLSGPREPRSGGIILAQAGSRWELAAVLEQDPFVTQGAATYEIVEFKVTRAGKALRFLLDGEC, encoded by the coding sequence ATGTTTCTTGTACACGTGAACTACGTAAAGCCCATTGAGGTCATCGACGAATTGCTGCCCGCCCACCGCAAGTTCCTGGAGGCCAACTACCAGGCCGGGATATTTCTGCTGTCCGGACCGCGCGAGCCGCGCAGCGGCGGGATCATCCTGGCCCAGGCGGGGAGCCGCTGGGAACTGGCTGCCGTGCTGGAGCAGGATCCCTTTGTCACCCAGGGCGCGGCCACCTATGAAATCGTCGAGTTCAAGGTCACGCGGGCGGGTAAGGCCCTGCGTTTTCTTTTGGATGGCGAATGCTAG
- a CDS encoding glycoside hydrolase family 3 N-terminal domain-containing protein, translated as MRRHVRLAAVLLLVALAQGCALTRPEPPSAELRRQAGQMLLVGFRGAEPRDASGAPLPILRQVAELNLGGVILFDRDAALGGAPGRNIVDPGQVARLTAALAKAAHDAAMPPLFIAVDQEGGRVQRLKAANGFPDSPAAAELCPEHDALGRAAFEAGTATGRMLRGAGLNLDFAPVCDVDVNPANPVIGGIGRSFSPDPGRVSVCAGAFAAGLHAQGVLTAAKHFPGHGSSTADSHLGFTDITATWTESELTPFAALIRDGRADMVMTAHVFNAKLDARRPATLSKAVVTGLLRERLGFPGVVVTDDLQMRAVAGQYGFKEALGLAVNAGADVLLIGNNLEHDPDIARRALDTLMELVAEGAVSAERIRQSAGRVLALKTARLSVPATAAGE; from the coding sequence ATGCGCCGCCATGTCCGCCTGGCCGCAGTCCTGCTGCTGGTCGCCCTGGCCCAGGGCTGCGCCCTGACGCGGCCTGAGCCTCCTTCCGCGGAACTGCGGCGGCAGGCCGGGCAGATGCTGCTGGTGGGCTTTCGCGGGGCCGAGCCCAGGGACGCCTCCGGCGCTCCTCTGCCCATTTTGCGGCAGGTGGCGGAGCTGAACCTGGGCGGGGTCATCCTCTTCGACCGCGATGCGGCGCTGGGCGGCGCGCCCGGCCGCAACATCGTCGACCCCGGGCAGGTGGCGAGGCTTACGGCCGCCCTGGCCAAGGCCGCGCACGACGCGGCAATGCCGCCGTTGTTCATCGCCGTGGACCAGGAGGGCGGCCGTGTGCAGCGCCTGAAGGCCGCGAACGGGTTCCCGGACTCTCCCGCTGCCGCCGAGCTCTGCCCGGAGCACGACGCCCTGGGCCGTGCGGCCTTCGAGGCCGGGACGGCGACGGGCAGGATGCTGCGAGGTGCGGGCTTGAACCTGGATTTCGCCCCGGTGTGCGATGTGGACGTGAATCCCGCCAACCCGGTCATTGGCGGCATCGGCCGCAGCTTTTCCCCGGACCCCGGCCGCGTGTCGGTGTGCGCCGGAGCCTTCGCCGCAGGCCTGCACGCTCAGGGCGTGCTCACCGCGGCCAAGCACTTTCCCGGCCACGGGTCTTCGACGGCCGACAGCCACCTCGGCTTCACCGACATCACGGCCACTTGGACCGAGTCCGAACTGACCCCCTTCGCCGCGCTCATCCGCGATGGGCGGGCGGACATGGTCATGACCGCGCACGTGTTCAACGCCAAGCTCGACGCCCGGCGCCCGGCCACCCTGTCCAAGGCGGTCGTCACGGGATTGCTGCGCGAACGGTTGGGCTTCCCCGGCGTGGTGGTGACCGACGATCTGCAGATGCGCGCCGTGGCCGGACAATACGGCTTCAAGGAGGCGCTGGGCCTTGCGGTGAACGCCGGAGCCGACGTGCTGCTCATTGGCAACAACCTGGAGCACGACCCGGACATCGCCCGCAGGGCGCTGGACACGCTCATGGAACTCGTGGCCGAGGGGGCTGTCAGTGCGGAGCGCATCCGGCAATCGGCCGGGCGCGTGCTGGCCCTCAAGACCGCGCGGCTTTCGGTTCCTGCAACAGCAGCCGGGGAATGA
- a CDS encoding Lrp/AsnC family transcriptional regulator: protein MTNAIVLMHVQPTAINVVAQKLVAIEGISEVHSVGGRYDLVAIIRAKDNDDLAAIVTEKMLLIQGITGTETLISYRVISSYDIESTFSLGGERI from the coding sequence ATGACCAACGCAATCGTGCTCATGCACGTCCAGCCCACGGCCATCAACGTGGTGGCCCAGAAGCTGGTGGCCATCGAGGGCATCAGCGAAGTGCATTCCGTGGGCGGCCGCTATGACTTGGTCGCCATCATCCGCGCCAAGGACAACGACGATCTGGCCGCCATCGTCACGGAGAAGATGCTGCTCATCCAGGGCATCACCGGCACGGAGACGCTCATTTCCTACCGCGTCATCTCCAGCTACGACATCGAGAGCACCTTCTCGCTCGGCGGCGAGCGGATCTAG
- a CDS encoding peptidylprolyl isomerase: MLERLRQNAQSWGIKIAFGIIIVVFVFYFGMGNFSDKKEPVVAYVGKDAISAREFQKAYEDAVTSMRRQNPGASAEELNTPQFKQAILAELVNTRLLLAAARDMGVTVSAPELRAVISSIPAFHGANGAFDPAIYKNSLAQNRTTPKVFEDELKTSQIIQKLQGFSAVAAWVSEPEAKGLFQWARETVRVDTLAFPLAALAGEVNPGEEQLKAQYEASKDRYKEPARIRLEYLPISIADLAAAQKVSDEDVRKQYEANADAFKHPAQLRARHILLQVPENAPQNVADTVLATVKGIQEQLKKGASFEALAKKFSQDPGSASKGGELPWFAEGAMVKPFEDAAKALKPGQVSEPVRTQFGWHLIKLEAARPAGKVALEEAAPELRKRMAEERASEKINEILDQSMDEIAAGVKLGKIAQKLGLATQKSDMLDMASVQSQFGLKKEAAETLFALADGEGAKTPLSMEPARGYLLAERIEGKPEAVLPFESVKDKVLAEVRREETRKLALEKAKAVLAQLSGADAAAAMAQHKAEIRTSSPLDRQGAIALAGGNPQFVQDIFSGAAGVWLKQPYELPDAVVLARVGERIPAPEGEWDKEKRLWMSQGAAAFRQELFEALLKNLRATVKVEIVRQDLLN; the protein is encoded by the coding sequence ATGCTCGAAAGGTTACGCCAGAACGCCCAGAGCTGGGGCATCAAGATCGCCTTCGGCATCATCATCGTCGTGTTCGTGTTCTACTTCGGCATGGGCAACTTCTCTGACAAGAAGGAGCCCGTGGTCGCCTATGTGGGCAAGGACGCCATCAGCGCCCGCGAGTTCCAGAAGGCCTACGAGGACGCGGTCACGTCCATGCGCCGGCAGAATCCCGGCGCCAGCGCCGAGGAGCTCAATACGCCCCAGTTCAAGCAGGCCATCCTGGCCGAACTGGTGAACACCAGGCTGCTGCTGGCCGCCGCCCGCGACATGGGCGTCACCGTGTCCGCGCCGGAACTGCGCGCGGTCATCAGCAGCATCCCGGCGTTCCACGGGGCCAACGGGGCTTTCGATCCCGCCATCTACAAGAATTCCCTGGCCCAGAACCGCACCACGCCCAAGGTCTTTGAGGACGAGCTCAAGACCAGCCAGATCATTCAGAAGCTGCAGGGCTTTTCGGCCGTGGCCGCCTGGGTCTCCGAGCCCGAGGCCAAAGGTCTGTTCCAGTGGGCGCGCGAGACCGTGCGCGTGGACACCCTGGCGTTTCCGCTTGCGGCCCTGGCCGGTGAGGTGAACCCCGGCGAGGAGCAGCTCAAGGCCCAGTACGAGGCCTCCAAGGATCGCTACAAGGAGCCCGCGCGCATCCGTCTGGAGTATCTCCCCATCAGCATCGCCGACCTGGCCGCCGCCCAGAAGGTGAGCGACGAGGACGTGCGCAAGCAGTACGAGGCCAACGCCGACGCCTTCAAGCATCCCGCGCAGCTGCGCGCCCGGCACATTCTGCTGCAGGTGCCCGAAAACGCCCCCCAGAACGTCGCGGACACGGTGCTCGCCACGGTCAAGGGGATTCAGGAGCAGCTCAAGAAGGGCGCCAGCTTCGAAGCCTTGGCCAAGAAGTTCTCCCAGGACCCCGGCAGCGCAAGCAAGGGCGGCGAGCTGCCCTGGTTCGCCGAGGGGGCGATGGTCAAGCCTTTCGAGGACGCGGCCAAGGCGCTCAAGCCTGGACAGGTGAGCGAACCCGTCCGCACCCAGTTCGGCTGGCACCTCATCAAGCTTGAGGCCGCGCGCCCGGCGGGCAAGGTGGCCCTTGAGGAAGCCGCCCCGGAACTGCGCAAGCGCATGGCCGAGGAACGCGCCAGCGAGAAGATCAATGAAATTCTGGACCAGAGCATGGACGAGATCGCCGCCGGGGTCAAACTGGGCAAGATTGCCCAGAAGCTTGGCTTGGCCACCCAGAAGAGCGACATGCTCGACATGGCGTCCGTGCAGAGCCAGTTCGGCCTCAAGAAGGAGGCCGCGGAGACCCTGTTCGCCCTGGCCGACGGCGAGGGCGCCAAGACCCCGCTGTCCATGGAGCCCGCGCGCGGGTATCTGCTGGCCGAAAGGATCGAAGGCAAGCCGGAGGCCGTGCTGCCCTTTGAGTCCGTGAAGGACAAGGTGCTGGCCGAAGTGAGGCGCGAGGAGACCCGCAAGTTGGCCCTGGAAAAGGCCAAGGCCGTGCTCGCCCAGCTTTCCGGAGCCGATGCCGCCGCCGCAATGGCCCAGCACAAGGCCGAGATCAGGACCAGCTCCCCGCTGGACCGCCAGGGAGCAATCGCCCTGGCCGGAGGAAACCCGCAGTTCGTCCAGGACATCTTTTCCGGAGCTGCCGGGGTGTGGCTCAAGCAGCCCTATGAACTGCCCGATGCTGTCGTTCTTGCCCGCGTGGGCGAGCGCATCCCCGCCCCGGAGGGCGAGTGGGACAAGGAAAAACGTTTGTGGATGAGCCAGGGCGCGGCGGCCTTCCGGCAGGAGCTGTTCGAGGCCCTGCTCAAGAACCTGCGCGCCACCGTCAAGGTGGAGATCGTCCGCCAGGATCTGCTGAACTAG
- a CDS encoding aconitate hydratase has translation MAKARNLVQKIIAQHLVSGKMTPGAEIGLRIDQTLTQDATGTMAYLQFEAIGIPRVRTELSVSYVDHNTLQTGFRNPDDHRYLRTIAAKYGIVFSPPGTGICHQLHLENFAKPGKTLIGSDSHTPTAGGVGSLAMGAGGLSVALAMAGEPYMLPMPKVVRVRLVGQLVGWASAKDVILHLLGLLSVKGGVGKVMEFSGPGVATLTVPERATITNMGAELGATTSIFPSDAQTKKFLARMGRPEDFVALCADPRATYDEEVEIDLSALAPLAAAPHMPDRMVRIKDLDGMRVDQAAIGSCTNSSYTDLKATAEILRGKRIDPACDLLIAPGSKQVLKLLTAEGLLDVLLDAGARILECACGPCIGIGGSPVSKGVCARTFNRNFEGRSGTQDAQVYLVSPQTAANAALAGKFTDPATWGSAPVKAELPRRVPGIRQLFVFPPEEGRDVEILRGPNIVALERFSALPASLEGKIALKVGDNITTDHIMPAGAAIMALRSNIPAISRHVFEKVDPDFVSRIEALGGGFILGGENYGQGSSREHAALAPRHLGVKAVIVKSLARIHRANLVNFGILPLLLVNKDDYDTLAQGASLTIPVADIRPGKAVDIAVEGGAKVAVTNDLTTKELEIIQSGGLLNTVRLS, from the coding sequence ATGGCCAAAGCGCGCAACCTCGTCCAGAAGATCATCGCCCAGCACCTCGTTTCCGGCAAGATGACGCCGGGAGCCGAGATCGGCCTGCGCATCGACCAGACCCTGACGCAGGACGCCACGGGCACAATGGCCTACCTGCAGTTCGAGGCCATCGGCATTCCCCGCGTGCGCACCGAGCTTTCCGTGAGCTACGTGGACCACAACACGCTGCAGACCGGCTTCCGCAACCCGGACGACCACCGCTACCTGCGCACCATCGCCGCCAAATACGGCATCGTGTTTTCGCCCCCGGGCACGGGCATTTGCCACCAGCTGCACCTGGAGAATTTCGCCAAGCCGGGCAAGACCCTCATCGGCTCCGATTCCCACACGCCCACGGCGGGCGGCGTGGGCAGCCTGGCCATGGGCGCGGGCGGGCTTTCCGTGGCGCTCGCCATGGCTGGCGAGCCGTACATGCTGCCCATGCCCAAGGTGGTGCGGGTCCGGCTTGTGGGCCAGCTTGTCGGCTGGGCCAGCGCCAAGGACGTGATCCTGCATCTGCTGGGGCTGCTGTCCGTCAAGGGCGGCGTGGGCAAGGTGATGGAGTTCTCCGGTCCCGGCGTGGCCACCTTGACCGTCCCGGAGCGCGCCACCATCACCAACATGGGCGCGGAGCTGGGCGCAACCACCAGCATCTTCCCCAGCGACGCCCAGACCAAGAAGTTCCTGGCGCGCATGGGCCGCCCCGAGGATTTCGTGGCCCTTTGCGCCGACCCCAGGGCCACCTACGACGAGGAGGTCGAGATCGACCTCTCCGCCCTTGCCCCGCTGGCCGCGGCCCCGCACATGCCCGACCGCATGGTGCGCATCAAGGATCTGGACGGAATGCGCGTGGACCAGGCGGCGATCGGCTCCTGCACCAACTCCTCCTACACCGACCTCAAGGCCACGGCCGAGATTTTGCGCGGCAAGCGCATCGACCCGGCCTGCGACCTGCTCATTGCGCCGGGCTCCAAGCAGGTGTTGAAGCTGCTCACCGCCGAGGGTCTGCTGGACGTGCTGCTCGACGCTGGCGCCCGCATTCTTGAGTGCGCCTGCGGCCCCTGCATCGGCATCGGCGGTTCGCCGGTCTCCAAGGGCGTGTGCGCGCGCACCTTCAACCGCAACTTCGAGGGCCGCAGCGGCACCCAGGACGCCCAGGTGTACCTGGTGAGCCCGCAGACCGCCGCCAACGCCGCGCTGGCCGGAAAGTTCACCGATCCCGCCACCTGGGGTTCGGCCCCGGTCAAGGCCGAACTGCCCCGGCGCGTACCGGGCATCCGCCAGCTCTTCGTGTTCCCGCCCGAGGAAGGCCGCGACGTTGAGATCCTGCGCGGCCCCAACATCGTGGCCCTGGAGCGCTTCTCCGCCCTGCCCGCCAGCCTGGAAGGCAAGATCGCCCTCAAGGTGGGCGACAACATCACCACCGACCACATCATGCCCGCGGGCGCGGCCATCATGGCGCTGCGGTCCAATATCCCGGCCATCAGCCGCCACGTGTTCGAGAAGGTCGATCCCGACTTCGTCTCCCGCATCGAGGCCTTGGGCGGCGGCTTCATTCTGGGCGGCGAGAACTACGGCCAGGGCTCCAGCCGCGAGCACGCCGCGCTGGCCCCGCGCCACCTGGGCGTCAAGGCCGTCATCGTCAAGAGCCTGGCGCGCATCCATCGCGCAAACCTGGTCAATTTCGGCATTCTGCCGCTGCTGCTCGTCAACAAGGACGACTACGACACCCTGGCCCAGGGCGCTTCGCTCACCATCCCCGTGGCAGACATCCGGCCCGGCAAGGCCGTGGACATCGCCGTGGAGGGCGGGGCAAAAGTGGCCGTAACAAATGATTTGACGACCAAGGAACTGGAGATTATCCAATCGGGCGGACTGCTTAACACCGTCCGCCTGTCCTAG
- a CDS encoding chorismate mutase family protein, which produces MTDSPIAFDKGPRHRTGILEDLLDIDARLLAQVARRMKLVQRAAKGRQVLDRDLEKQLWSAFDQMSRQQDLDPRLTRQLFALLGAFGLEAQSQRRAADKPFTLAPRSESVDMDITGPRSRARVRLLALLAAATGQSLRIGGVVLSDPLIELVKALNQCGAHLSWTDDALEAAGLEKTSDEFPLHFEDALVFAGEEPFTLYALIALALRDAGRSKFAGGVGLKSLDLRPLDALLPQLGARLAPMNPRTRGLPARLESGGRMASRIELAPETPALFAQALATAAWSYPEGLRIALCREPRAAAAQAEALDEAVAVLTLCQVKAGRKGDEYVISAGSPRVPKAPALPLDPALCAYALAVPALAGGFARLSGELALSAQVLADFKALGLAPTFEGGAAVCRGAALNPGQTLGMGRDPRYLPLALALALKAGGARVALPAGAQGSAARVWIMDLLDRLGARFTADDGPDGDSLEVTSGPTAPWEGVWTAPDPWATLGLALISFVRPGIALDNPGGLAALWPRFWALFNSLPVARDIAPAPKEPEKHDAKPKNRRVRISG; this is translated from the coding sequence ATGACCGACAGCCCCATCGCATTTGACAAGGGACCGCGCCACAGGACCGGCATCCTGGAGGATTTGCTCGACATTGACGCCCGTCTGCTGGCCCAGGTGGCCCGCAGGATGAAGCTGGTGCAGCGCGCCGCCAAAGGGCGGCAGGTGCTGGACCGCGACCTGGAGAAGCAGCTCTGGAGCGCCTTCGACCAGATGAGCCGTCAGCAGGACCTGGACCCGCGCCTTACTCGCCAGCTTTTCGCGCTGCTGGGCGCTTTCGGCCTGGAGGCCCAGTCCCAGCGCCGTGCGGCGGACAAGCCCTTCACCCTTGCTCCCCGCTCCGAAAGCGTGGACATGGACATCACCGGCCCGCGTTCCCGCGCCCGCGTCAGGCTGCTGGCCCTGCTGGCCGCGGCCACGGGGCAGTCCCTGCGCATTGGCGGGGTGGTCCTCTCCGACCCGCTCATCGAGCTGGTGAAGGCGCTCAACCAGTGCGGGGCGCACCTTTCCTGGACCGACGACGCCCTGGAGGCCGCAGGGCTGGAGAAGACCTCCGACGAGTTTCCCCTGCATTTCGAAGACGCGCTCGTCTTTGCCGGCGAGGAGCCCTTCACCCTGTATGCGCTCATCGCCCTGGCCCTGCGCGACGCGGGCCGAAGCAAATTCGCCGGAGGCGTGGGCCTGAAGTCCCTGGACCTCCGGCCGCTCGACGCCCTACTGCCCCAGCTGGGCGCACGTCTTGCGCCCATGAACCCCCGCACCCGCGGCCTGCCCGCCAGGCTGGAGTCCGGCGGCCGCATGGCCTCGCGCATCGAGCTCGCCCCGGAAACCCCGGCGCTCTTCGCCCAGGCCCTGGCCACGGCCGCATGGAGCTATCCCGAGGGCCTGCGCATCGCCTTGTGCCGTGAGCCCCGCGCCGCCGCCGCCCAGGCCGAGGCCTTGGACGAGGCCGTGGCCGTGTTGACCCTGTGCCAGGTGAAGGCTGGGCGCAAAGGTGACGAATATGTCATTTCTGCCGGTTCTCCCCGCGTGCCCAAGGCCCCGGCGCTGCCGCTGGACCCGGCGCTGTGCGCCTATGCCCTGGCCGTGCCCGCGCTGGCCGGCGGGTTTGCCCGCCTGTCCGGCGAGTTGGCGCTGTCCGCCCAGGTTCTTGCGGATTTCAAGGCCCTTGGCCTGGCCCCGACCTTCGAGGGCGGCGCGGCCGTATGCCGGGGCGCGGCCCTCAACCCCGGCCAGACCTTGGGCATGGGGCGCGATCCGCGCTACCTGCCGCTGGCCCTGGCCCTGGCCCTCAAGGCTGGCGGTGCGCGTGTGGCCTTGCCCGCAGGCGCGCAGGGCTCCGCCGCGCGCGTGTGGATCATGGACCTGCTGGATCGTTTGGGCGCGCGTTTTACCGCCGACGATGGCCCGGACGGGGACAGCCTTGAGGTGACGAGCGGCCCCACCGCCCCGTGGGAGGGCGTGTGGACCGCGCCGGACCCCTGGGCCACCCTGGGCTTGGCGCTCATTTCCTTTGTCCGGCCGGGCATCGCCCTGGACAATCCCGGCGGCCTGGCCGCCCTGTGGCCCAGGTTCTGGGCGTTGTTCAACTCCCTGCCCGTGGCGCGCGACATCGCGCCCGCCCCCAAGGAGCCCGAGAAGCATGACGCAAAGCCCAAAAACCGCAGAGTCAGAATCTCCGGCTGA
- a CDS encoding ABC transporter ATP-binding protein — protein MANLELSDISVRFGGLQALTDVSFRVREGDIVGLIGPNGAGKTTVFNVITGVYRTSAGQVRYDGAPLSGMRPHKILAMGVARTFQNIRLFQNMTALENVMVAQHCRTRAGVLGAVLRTRAQKREEARIREKSLAALEFMDLGGFAHELASNMAYGLQRRLEIARALASEPKTILLDEPAAGLNPAESRELMHTIARISSLGINILMVEHDMKVVMGICRHIVVLDHGVMIAEGKPEEIQRDPRVIEAYLGNEHH, from the coding sequence ATGGCAAATCTTGAACTTTCCGACATCAGCGTCCGCTTCGGCGGCTTGCAGGCCCTGACCGACGTCTCCTTCCGCGTTCGCGAGGGCGACATCGTCGGGCTCATAGGCCCCAACGGCGCGGGCAAGACCACCGTGTTCAACGTCATCACCGGGGTCTACAGAACCAGCGCGGGCCAGGTGCGCTACGACGGCGCGCCCCTTTCCGGAATGCGGCCGCACAAAATATTGGCCATGGGCGTGGCGCGCACCTTCCAGAACATCCGCCTGTTCCAGAACATGACGGCCCTTGAAAACGTCATGGTGGCCCAGCATTGCCGCACCAGGGCCGGCGTGCTGGGGGCCGTGCTGCGCACGCGCGCGCAAAAGCGGGAGGAAGCGCGCATCCGCGAGAAGTCCCTGGCTGCGCTGGAGTTCATGGACCTGGGCGGTTTCGCCCACGAACTGGCCTCCAACATGGCCTACGGGCTGCAACGCAGGCTGGAGATCGCCCGGGCGCTTGCCAGCGAGCCCAAGACCATCCTGCTGGACGAACCCGCCGCCGGACTGAACCCGGCGGAAAGCCGCGAGCTGATGCACACCATCGCCCGCATCAGCTCTCTGGGCATCAACATCCTCATGGTGGAACACGACATGAAGGTGGTCATGGGCATTTGCCGCCACATCGTCGTGCTGGATCACGGCGTGATGATCGCCGAAGGCAAGCCTGAAGAGATTCAGCGCGACCCCAGGGTGATCGAGGCATATTTGGGGAACGAACATCACTAA